In Polaribacter sp. Hel_I_88, the following proteins share a genomic window:
- a CDS encoding TIGR00266 family protein — translation MNAHEIDYKIFGEEMQFVEIELDPQEGVVAEAGTFMMMDDHIKMNTIFGDGSNQEKGILGKIFSAGKRILTGESLFMTVFTNDGIGKKQISFASPYPGKIIPIDLAEFGGKFICQKDAFLCAAKGVSIGIEFSKKLGRGLFGGEGFIMQKIEGDGLGFIHAGGTMAKKVLKPGEVLKVDTGCIVGFTKEVDYDIEFVGGIKNTVFGGEGLFFATLRGPGTVYIQSLPFSRLAGRVLAMAPQTGNGSRGEGSVLGGIGNLLDGDNRF, via the coding sequence ATGAATGCTCACGAAATTGATTATAAGATTTTCGGAGAAGAAATGCAATTTGTAGAAATTGAATTAGATCCTCAAGAAGGAGTTGTTGCAGAAGCTGGTACTTTTATGATGATGGATGACCACATTAAAATGAATACCATTTTTGGTGATGGATCTAATCAAGAAAAAGGTATTTTAGGTAAAATATTTTCTGCTGGAAAACGAATTTTAACGGGTGAAAGTTTATTTATGACCGTTTTTACAAACGATGGAATTGGCAAAAAGCAAATCTCTTTTGCATCACCTTATCCAGGAAAAATAATTCCCATTGATTTAGCCGAATTTGGAGGAAAATTTATCTGTCAAAAAGATGCTTTTTTATGTGCTGCAAAAGGAGTTTCAATCGGAATTGAATTCTCTAAAAAGTTAGGAAGAGGGTTATTTGGTGGCGAAGGTTTTATCATGCAAAAAATCGAAGGTGATGGTTTAGGCTTTATTCATGCAGGAGGAACTATGGCTAAAAAAGTCTTAAAACCTGGTGAAGTTTTAAAAGTTGATACAGGTTGTATTGTCGGTTTTACAAAAGAGGTAGATTATGATATTGAGTTTGTTGGTGGTATAAAAAATACTGTTTTTGGTGGCGAAGGTTTATTTTTTGCAACTTTACGTGGTCCAGGAACTGTCTATATTCAATCTTTACCTTTTAGCAGATTAGCAGGTAGAGTGTTGGCAATGGCTCCACAAACAGGCAATGGAAGTAGAGGAGAAGGCTCTGTTTTAGGTGGCATTGGTAATTTATTAGATGGTGATAATAGATTTTAA
- a CDS encoding YebC/PmpR family DNA-binding transcriptional regulator: MGRAFELRKGRKMKRWSAMAKTFTRIGKDIVMAIKEGGPNPEANSRLRAVMQNAKAANMPKDNVERAIKKATDKDTADYKEVLFEGYAPHGIAILLETATDNNNRTVANIRAAFNKNDGNLGTSGSVVFMFDHVCNFTLKKEDITTDLEELELELIDFDVEEVFDDEDGIIIYAPFEQFGSLQSYFEENNIEILSSGFERIPTSTVKLNDEQKADVEKLLEKLEEDDDVNSVYHSMEN, translated from the coding sequence ATGGGTAGAGCATTCGAATTAAGAAAAGGACGTAAAATGAAGCGTTGGTCAGCAATGGCAAAAACCTTTACTAGAATTGGTAAAGATATTGTGATGGCTATAAAAGAAGGTGGTCCAAATCCTGAAGCAAACTCGCGTTTAAGAGCTGTTATGCAGAATGCTAAGGCAGCAAATATGCCAAAAGACAATGTTGAAAGAGCCATAAAAAAAGCAACTGACAAAGATACAGCAGATTATAAAGAAGTACTTTTTGAAGGCTATGCTCCTCATGGAATTGCCATTCTTTTAGAAACTGCAACCGATAATAATAACAGAACTGTTGCTAATATTAGAGCCGCTTTTAATAAAAATGATGGAAATTTAGGAACTTCTGGTTCTGTTGTTTTTATGTTTGATCACGTTTGTAATTTCACTTTAAAGAAAGAAGATATTACTACAGATTTAGAGGAATTAGAATTAGAATTAATTGATTTTGATGTGGAAGAGGTTTTTGATGATGAAGATGGAATTATAATTTATGCTCCTTTTGAGCAATTTGGTTCTTTACAATCTTATTTTGAAGAAAATAATATAGAAATTTTATCTTCTGGATTTGAAAGAATTCCGACATCAACTGTAAAATTAAATGATGAACAAAAAGCTGATGTTGAAAAATTATTAGAAAAATTAGAAGAAGATGATGATGTAAATTCTGTGTATCATTCTATGGAAAATTAA